A genomic region of Friedmanniella luteola contains the following coding sequences:
- a CDS encoding helix-turn-helix transcriptional regulator: MTGLTADVAAGVGQVGLRLAVALADVPTLRTATGTTLPVLAAVTGAPVVVFAVAGTRAAGARCWPEAPDWSAAFEAELAAVWESGPLTTYCRRVGVVPPFRVDDLVRELGWESLPLRAPGGELLRFAAYLAVAVLGETVCGYVVGRVDRPVDDDELDGLARLQPAVVASHGRFLHAPDPTVRLTSRQHQILQLMQGGLTAGAIASRLGISESTVGKHLRDLYARLDAHDRVSAIREARARGLLDGVGGEDWQDVLMP; this comes from the coding sequence GTGACCGGGCTCACAGCGGACGTCGCTGCCGGCGTGGGGCAGGTGGGTCTCCGGCTCGCCGTGGCCCTCGCCGACGTGCCGACCCTGCGCACCGCGACCGGGACGACCCTGCCGGTGCTGGCCGCCGTCACGGGGGCACCGGTGGTGGTCTTCGCCGTCGCGGGCACCCGCGCGGCGGGCGCCCGCTGCTGGCCCGAGGCCCCGGACTGGAGCGCGGCCTTCGAGGCCGAGCTGGCCGCCGTCTGGGAGAGCGGCCCCCTCACCACCTACTGCCGCCGGGTCGGCGTCGTCCCGCCCTTCCGGGTGGACGACCTGGTGCGCGAGCTCGGCTGGGAGAGCCTGCCGCTCCGCGCGCCCGGAGGTGAGCTGCTGCGGTTCGCGGCCTACCTGGCCGTGGCGGTCCTGGGCGAGACGGTGTGCGGCTACGTCGTCGGGCGGGTGGACCGTCCGGTGGACGACGACGAGCTGGACGGGCTGGCCCGCCTGCAGCCGGCGGTCGTCGCCTCGCACGGGCGCTTCCTGCACGCGCCGGACCCGACCGTGCGGCTGACCAGCCGGCAGCACCAGATCCTCCAGCTCATGCAGGGCGGCCTGACCGCCGGGGCCATCGCGTCCCGGCTCGGGATCAGCGAGAGCACCGTGGGCAAGCACCTGCGGGACCTGTACGCCCGCCTGGACGCCCACGACCGGGTGTCGGCGATCCGCGAGGCCCGCGCCCGCGGGCTGCTGGACGGCGTCGGCGGGGAGGACTGGCAGGACGTGCTGATGCCCTGA
- a CDS encoding MFS transporter, which yields MSTLSPTASFWTAAGVAGLALWASGAPTVVYPLYAQAWHLAPATTTLIFAVYPLVLIPVLLLFGNLSDVLGRRLVILLGLGVLALGSLTFALAGDLGWVLVARALMGVGVGLSLSPATAAVAELEPSGRPGRASAVTTAATATGLALATLVGGALVEHAPSPRHLTFGVLLLVTLVTAGAAWFLPGPVTPATERWRPRRPHVPAGARRLFSAGTLAVSGAYALGAVYLALGAQIARDLVGSTDALVSGAIISVSAVVIGVVALLARNLAPRRALVLGPPAALLGLGLLLVAANLHTVALFLASSVVVGAGYSLLFSGGLGLVTASAPGHHRAGVLSAAYTVGYLVQAVAALGLGLLATGEGLLRALEIGTPAVGALAVGAAVLAVGRRPGLRRA from the coding sequence ATGTCCACGCTCAGCCCCACCGCCAGCTTCTGGACCGCGGCCGGCGTCGCGGGTCTCGCCCTGTGGGCCAGCGGTGCGCCGACCGTCGTCTACCCGCTCTACGCCCAGGCCTGGCACCTGGCCCCCGCCACCACGACGCTGATCTTCGCGGTCTACCCGCTGGTGCTCATCCCCGTCCTGCTGCTGTTCGGCAACCTCTCCGACGTCCTCGGCCGGCGGCTGGTGATCCTGCTGGGCCTCGGCGTGCTGGCCCTGGGCTCGCTCACCTTCGCGCTGGCCGGTGACCTGGGCTGGGTGCTGGTCGCCCGCGCGCTGATGGGCGTCGGCGTGGGCCTGTCGCTGAGCCCGGCCACGGCAGCGGTCGCCGAGCTCGAACCGTCGGGCCGGCCCGGCCGGGCGAGCGCCGTCACGACCGCGGCCACGGCGACCGGCCTGGCCCTGGCCACCCTGGTCGGCGGGGCGCTCGTCGAGCACGCGCCCTCCCCCCGGCACCTCACCTTCGGGGTGCTGCTGCTGGTCACCCTGGTCACCGCCGGGGCGGCCTGGTTCCTGCCGGGGCCGGTGACCCCGGCCACCGAGCGCTGGCGGCCCCGTCGGCCGCACGTGCCGGCCGGGGCGCGCCGGCTGTTCAGCGCGGGGACGCTGGCCGTCTCCGGGGCCTACGCCCTGGGTGCGGTCTACCTCGCGCTGGGCGCCCAGATCGCCCGCGACCTCGTCGGCTCCACCGACGCGCTGGTCAGCGGGGCGATCATCTCGGTCTCCGCCGTGGTGATCGGCGTCGTGGCACTGCTCGCCCGCAACCTCGCCCCGCGGCGGGCGCTGGTGCTGGGACCACCCGCGGCGCTGCTGGGTCTCGGACTGCTGCTGGTGGCCGCGAACCTGCACACGGTGGCCCTGTTCCTCGCCTCGTCCGTGGTCGTCGGGGCCGGCTACAGCCTGCTGTTCTCGGGCGGGCTCGGCCTGGTCACCGCGAGCGCCCCCGGCCACCACCGGGCCGGCGTGCTGTCCGCGGCCTACACCGTGGGCTACCTCGTGCAGGCCGTCGCGGCCCTGGGGCTCGGGCTGCTCGCCACCGGTGAGGGGCTGCTCCGGGCGCTGGAGATCGGCACCCCGGCCGTCGGCGCGCTGGCGGTGGGCGCCGCGGTCCTCGCCGTCGGCCGCCGTCCGGGCCTGCGCCGCGCCTGA